A genomic window from Gossypium hirsutum isolate 1008001.06 chromosome D12, Gossypium_hirsutum_v2.1, whole genome shotgun sequence includes:
- the LOC107945309 gene encoding dof zinc finger protein DOF5.7 produces MIQELLGGSSGFHFGGTAGRRISINGTILDGTLASSPSPSPSPSTTSSSTTTTNSTASAAKSDQTQNLRCPRCDSSNTKFCYYNNYNLTQPRHFCKTCRRYWTKGGALRNVPIGGGCRKNKNTTTTTTTTASVSTSMGKSSAAKMKTVVSDIGRTGLGNGFDHDLQSSPILWASPQSSHLLALLRTTPNPNANTLSTNSPVSIKEEVSLLGSHAMNEPAVANAALNARTLGLDPLSQVPSLGLCSPFWKNNQHQAQQQHQSNNNNGSFLLGEVQNTEFQGLYQRLKSSSNYYSDSSAVVLSNVGSSSSSSTVLESAPVAGGELGYWNPAFSSSWSDLPTTNGAYP; encoded by the coding sequence ATGATTCAAGAACTCCTAGGAGGCTCTTCTGGCTTTCATTTTGGAGGTACTGCTGGGAGAAGAATCTCTATCAATGGAACCATTTTGGATGGAACCCTTGCTTCTTCTCCATCACCATCTCCATCTCCTTCAACAACTTCGTCATCAACTACAACTACTAACTCTACAGCTTCAGCAGCAAAGTCTGATCAGACCCAGAATTTGAGGTGCCCCAGATGTGATTCCTCCAACACGAAGTTTTGTTATTACAACAACTACAATCTCACCCAGCCTCGTCACTTTTGCAAGACTTGTCGTCGGTATTGGACCAAAGGAGGTGCTCTTAGGAATGTTCCTATTGGAGGTGGATGTAGGAAAAACAAGAacactactactactactactactactgcTTCTGTTTCAACATCTATGGGAAAATCAAGTGCTGCTAAGATGAAAACAGTAGTGTCTGATATTGGAAGAACTGGTCTTGGAAATGGGTTCGATCATGACCTTCAATCTAGTCCAATCCTTTGGGCTTCACCTCAGAGTTCTCATCTTCTAGCCTTATTGAGAACTACCCCAAACCCTAACGCTAACACTTTGTCTACTAATAGTCCTGTTAGTATTAAGGAAGAGGTGAGCTTGCTTGGATCACATGCCATGAACGAGCCAGCTGTTGCAAATGCTGCGTTAAATGCTCGAACCCTAGGTTTGGATCCCCTTAGCCAGGTCCCTTCTCTAGGACTTTGCAGCCCTTTTTGGAAAAACAATCAACACCAAGCTCAACAGCAACATcagagtaataataataatggatcGTTCCTACTAGGTGAAGTTCAAAACACAGAATTTCAAGGACTGTATCAGAGGctgaaatcatcatcaaattattACTCTGATAGCTCCGCAGTAGTTCTAAGCAATGTGGGttcctcttcatcttcttcaacagtTTTGGAGTCAGCTCCAGTTGCAGGTGGAGAACTGGGTTACTGGAATCCCGCATTTTCATCATCATGGTCTGATCTCCCAACAACTAATGGTGCATATCCGTAA
- the LOC107945307 gene encoding L-ascorbate oxidase homolog, producing the protein MKQVIFLQVLLGILCCFSIFCANAEDPYRYYTWAVTYGTRAPLGVYQRVILINNQFPGPPIEAVTNDNIIVNVINQLDEPFLITWHGIKQRKASWQDGVLGTNCPIPPHSNWTYKFQLKDQIGTYMYYPSTSMHRAIGGFGAVNVNQRSVISIPYPAFAGDFTLLIGDWYKAGDKALRKRLNSGLVLPLPDGLLINGLHKSSVFTGQKGKTYRFRITNVGISTSLNFRIQGHSLILVEVEGSHSLQEVYESIDIHPGQSITALVTLRGAIKDYYIVASTRFTKPILTTTGILRYQGSHTPPSLPLPIAPTYHVHWSMKQARTIRLNLTANAARPNPQGTFHYGQINIVRRLVLANAKVKINGKLRYTVNGISYVDPTTPLKLADWFNIPGVFSLNNIKDLPTSRPPALGVSVFGLTLHDFVEIVFQNTEPTIQSWHLDGSSFYVVGYGGGKWTTALKKRYNLVDAISRHTVQVYPNSWTAVLVSLDNKGMWNLRSQIWSDRFLGKQTYLRVWNDEKSLYTETDIPPNALRCGKAIHL; encoded by the exons ATGAAACAGGTCATTTTCCTGCAAGTTTTACTTGGAATATTGTGTTGCTTTAGTATCTTCTGTGCCAATGCAGAAGATCCATATAGATACTATACTTGGGCTGTCACATATGGAACTCGGGCTCCTCTTGGTGTTTACCAACGG gttattcttattaataatcaATTTCCAGGACCTCCAATAGAAGCAGTGACTAATGACAACATCATTGTAAATGTCATCAATCAATTAGATGAACCCTTCCTTATTACATG GCATGGAATTAAACAGAGGAAGGCTTCATGGCAAGATGGTGTGCTTGGGACCAATTGTCCCATCCCTCCCCACTCAAACTGGACCTACAAATTCCAATTGAAGGATCAAATTGGGACCTACATGTACTACCCTTCAACTTCAATGCACAGAGCTATTGGTGGTTTTGGGGCCGTTAATGTTAACCAAAGGTCTGTGATTTCAATCCCATACCCTGCATTTGCTGGAGATTTCACTTTGCTTATTGGTGATTGGTACAAGGCTGGCGACAAG GCCTTGAGGAAAAGGCTGAATTCAGGCTTGGTTCTTCCTCTGCCTGATGGCCTTCTTATAAATGGTCTCCACAAATCTTCAGTTTTCACTGGACAGAAAG GGAAAACTTACAGGTTCAGGATTACAAATGTGGGTATATCGACATCACTTAACTTCAGGATCCAGGGTCATTCACTGATATTAGTTGAAGTCGAAGGGAGCCATAGTTTGCAGGAGGTGTACGAGTCCATTGATATTCATCCGGGTCAATCCATAACTGCTTTGGTTACCTTGCGTGGGGCAATTAAGGACTATTACATTGTGGCTTCCACACGTTTCACAAAGCCTATTCTCACCACTACTGGTATTCTTCGCTATCAAGGTTCCCACACTCCACCCTCTTTGCCGTTGCCTATTGCCCCAACTTATCACGTTCATTGGTCCATGAAACAAGCCAGGACTATCAG ATTGAACTTGACAGCAAATGCTGCTAGGCCTAATCCCCAAGGAACATTCCACTATGGTCAAATAAATATTGTGAGAAGACTTGTTTTGGCTAATGCAAAAGTCAAGATAAACGGCAAGTTGCGTTATACTGTTAATGGGATCTCCTATGTAGATCCAACCACTCCATTGAAGCTTGCAGATTGGTTTAACATCCCTGGTGTTTTCAGCTTAAACAACATCAAGGATTTGCCAACTTCAAGGCCACCAGCCTTGGGTGTATCTGTCTTTGGTCTCACCCTCCATGACTTTGTTGAGATTGTTTTCCAAAACACTGAACCCACCATCCAATCTTGGCATCTCGACGGATCGAGTTTCTACGTCGTCGG GTATGGTGGTGGAAAGTGGACAACTGCCTTAAAGAAACGCTACAATCTGGTTGATGCTATATCTAGACACACCGTTCAG GTATATCCCAATTCTTGGACTGCAGTTTTGGTTTCTTTGGACAACAAAGGAATGTGGAACTTGAGGTCACAAATATGGTCGGATCGGTTCCTAGGCAAGCAAACTTATCTCAGAGTTTGGAACGACGAGAAAAGCTTGTACACTGAGACTGACATTCCTCCTAATGCACTGCGTTGTGGCAAGGCCATCCATTTATAG